CGTCGTACGCATCCGTGACCTCCAAGAAGGGTTCGCGGACGGCTTGGAGCGAGCGCGGGGCTTCCGTCAGAAAAAGTGAGGGGCCTCGTACGTACCTGGAAAGAATGAAAAATTCGCGAGATCCCGTCCGAACGCGAGGGGACGCGATGGGCGAACGGGCCCGAGGGGTCTCCGTCCGCGGCCTGCTACCCTCCTTCCATGCGCGCCCCCCTCCCCTCGTTCGCTCGAGCCAGCGCCTGCATCGCCGCGATCGCGCTCGCCTCGTGCGGATCGAGCACCGAGGCCCCACCGCTCGGCGACGGCGGGATCACGCCCACGCCGTCGACGCCGCCGACGAGCGACGCGGCGAGCCCTGACGCGCCGTCTCCCCCGCCGAGCCCGGGGCCGCGCTGGGAGACGCGCCGCGCGCTCGACGAGCCTCGCCAAGAGACCGCGGTCGTCACGCTCGACGGCAAGGTGTACGTGCTCGGAGGGTTCGACGGGGCCGGCGCGGTCACCGCGCGCGTCGACGTGTACGAGACGCACACCGACACGTGGAGCCGCGCGACGGACCTGCCCGAGCGGCTCCACCACATGAACGCCGCGGTCGTCGGGGGGACGATCTTCGTCGTAGGCGCGCTGCGCGACGCGGCGTTCGTCGAGACGGGCGTCGTGCTCGCCTACGATCCCGCGGCGCGCACGTGGACGCGGCGCGCGCCCATGCCCGCGGGCACCGAGCGGGGCGCCGCCGTCGTGGGGGCCATCGGGGCGAAGGTGTACGTCGCGGGAGGGTTCCGCGCGGGCGCGGCCGTCGCCACGTTCTCCGCGTACGACACCACGACCGACACGTGGGAGGCGCTCGCCGACGTGCCCGCGGCGAGGGACCACGGCGTCGGCGCGGCGCTCGGAGGCAAGCTCTACGTGATCGGCGGGCGCTCGGGCTCGCTCTCGGCGCACGTCACGCGGGTCGACGTCTACGATCCCGTCGCGCGCACCTGGTCCCTCGCGCGCCCCATGCCCACGAGCCGCGCCGGCATGGCCGCGGCCGTCGTACGCGACCGCATCGTCGTAGCCGGAGGCGAGGGCCACACGAACGACTCCGGCGTCTTCGACGCGACCGAGGCCTACGATCCGCACACCGACACGTGGACGACGCTCCCGCCCATGCGCTCGCCGAAGCACGGCACCGGAGCCGGCTCGGTCGACGGCACGTTCCTCGTCCCCGGAGGGGCGCCCGTTCGCGCGTTCGGCGCCGTCGCGACCGTCGAGGCCCTCGTCGGACTCTAACCTCGAGCAGCTGCTGCGAGCGCCTTGGGTAGGCAAGAGGACGACGACTCGTCGTCGGACTCTGAGCGCGAGCAGCTGCCGCGAGCGCCTTGGGTAGGATCCTCGTCGGACTCTGATCGGGAATTCGACGCGGGCGTGAAATTTCGTGGGCCCCTCGCGCGACATGGGCGCATGCGAACCCCCAAGATCGTGCCCCGCTCCCCCGCGGATCTGCCCCTCTTCGCCTCGCTCGTGGCGCTGGCGCTCGCGACCGCGTGCAGCGAGCCCGCCGAGGGCGGCGCGACCTCTCCTCCGCCGCAGCCCGAGCCGCCAGCGGCCGACGCGGGCCCGACGCGTAGCCCCGCGTGCGCTTCCCAAGACGAGGCCCTCGCCGCCCTCGTGGCGAGCACACGCACGAGCCCCGTCGCGGCCCTCGCCGTGACCAACGAGGCGTGCGGTACGTCCGTGTATGTTGCATCGGAGGGCGAGCCTCCCGCGCCGGAGGCGCTCTACCGCGTGGGGAGCGTGACGAAGACCCACGTGGCCGCCACGGTGCTCGCGCTCGTCACCGAGGGCAAGCTCGCCCTCGAGGACCCGGTGACGAAGCACCTCCCCGAGTTTCCCGCGCTCGCGAACGTAACGGTGCGGCACCTCCTCGCGCACACGAGCGGGATCTTCAACTTCACGCAGGACCCCGAGTTTTCTCGGCTGAAGAAGCAGAAGCGCACCCCGAAGGAGATCGTGGAGCGCGCCCTCCGCGAGCCCATCGCATCGAAGCCCGGCGAGGTCTTCTCGTACTCGAACACGAACTACACGCTGCTCGGGATGATCGTCGAGCGGGCCTCCGGCACGTCGCTGGCGAAGGCGATCCGCGCACGGGTGCTCGAGCCCCTGGGCCTCCGGCGCACCTTCCTCGACGGCGAGGAGGCGCTCCCCGAGCCCCTCGTGCCCGGCGTCGACGCACGTGGAAAAGACCAGACGAACGCCGAGGATCCTTCGAACCCGTGGGCGGCGGGAGCCATGGTCGCGAGCGTGGGGGACGTCGCGAGGTTTCACCAGGCGCTCTTCGGGGGCGCGTTCTTGCCGAGGGAGGCTCGCGAGACGCTCACGTTGTCGCCCGTGCCCACCGGCGACGGGCACCGGGGCTACGGGCTCGGCGTCTTCGTGCTCGATTCGTACGCGACCGGGGGCCACGGCGCGGGCCTCGGGCACGGCGGCGACATCGAGGGCTACCACACCGAGTCCGTCACGTTCACCGAGCGAAAGACGACGCTCACGAGCCTCGTGAACCAAGACGGGAAGAACCCTCGAACGGCCCTCTTCGCCGCGGCCAAGGTGCTCTTCCCGAAGTGCGCTACCCCGTCAGAGTCGCGCGCGCCCCTTCGCGATCCCCGCCTCGACGAACGCGCGGAAGCCGAGCATGGCCTCGTAGCCGTTCAAGTACTGCGTCCCTTTGCGGCAGTCGGTGATGCCCTGGGTGACGCTCCCGACGTAGATGCCGTGCAGCACCGGGGCCTCGGGAGAGCCGGAGAGCGCCGGGCTGCCCTCGTCGCCGTCGCCGTGGCAGAGGGCCGTGGCGCCCACGGGGTGCATCTCGAAGATCGGATCCCCGCCGAGGTTCACCCGGAAGAGCACGCAGCCCTTCGCGCTGACGCGGCGCCCACGCGCACTAGCCGACGCCCTGTGACCGACGAGCGTGTAGTCGCACCCGACCGCAGCCTTCTCGCTGGGGAGCGCGGCCGGCGTCACGGAGGTCACCGGGCGATCGAGCACGAGCGTCGCGACGTCGAAGTTCTTGAGGAAGTATTTCACGTCGAACGACGTGGTCGGCGCCTCGTGGAACTCGGGATGCACGTCGACCGAGACGACCTTCACGAGCTCGCTCGACCCGAGATCTCCCGTGCCGAAGGCCCACACGTCGTTCTTTGCAGCTTGCACACAATGGGCGGCCGTCACGACCACGTTCGGGGCCACGAGCGTCGCCCCGCAGGAGACCTTCGCCTTCGCGGCGTCGGCAGCCGTCGCGCCGTGCACGAGGTGCCCCGCGGCGCGGAAGCGCGACTCGGGCTTCCCGCCCACGAGCTCGTCCTCGGAGGCCGCCTCTTCTTGGACTGGCTCGGTCTCGGCCGTGCACGCGGCGGCGAGGGTCGTGAGGGTCGCGACGGCGAGGGTCGTGAGGGCGAGGCGAGGGCGTCCGTAGAACATGGGCGGACTGTGGGGCACGGTCGCCGGTCGTGCCATGGTCAATTGTGGCACGTGATTTCGATGCCGCGAGGCTACGCGTCGCGTCGTCCTCGGCCTTCACGGGTCGAGCGGCGTCGCCGTAGACCGCCGAGCACGGCCATCGCGACGACGACGGTCGAGGCCAGGC
The DNA window shown above is from Myxococcales bacterium and carries:
- a CDS encoding kelch repeat-containing protein; translation: MRAPLPSFARASACIAAIALASCGSSTEAPPLGDGGITPTPSTPPTSDAASPDAPSPPPSPGPRWETRRALDEPRQETAVVTLDGKVYVLGGFDGAGAVTARVDVYETHTDTWSRATDLPERLHHMNAAVVGGTIFVVGALRDAAFVETGVVLAYDPAARTWTRRAPMPAGTERGAAVVGAIGAKVYVAGGFRAGAAVATFSAYDTTTDTWEALADVPAARDHGVGAALGGKLYVIGGRSGSLSAHVTRVDVYDPVARTWSLARPMPTSRAGMAAAVVRDRIVVAGGEGHTNDSGVFDATEAYDPHTDTWTTLPPMRSPKHGTGAGSVDGTFLVPGGAPVRAFGAVATVEALVGL
- a CDS encoding trypsin-like serine protease, whose product is MFYGRPRLALTTLAVATLTTLAAACTAETEPVQEEAASEDELVGGKPESRFRAAGHLVHGATAADAAKAKVSCGATLVAPNVVVTAAHCVQAAKNDVWAFGTGDLGSSELVKVVSVDVHPEFHEAPTTSFDVKYFLKNFDVATLVLDRPVTSVTPAALPSEKAAVGCDYTLVGHRASASARGRRVSAKGCVLFRVNLGGDPIFEMHPVGATALCHGDGDEGSPALSGSPEAPVLHGIYVGSVTQGITDCRKGTQYLNGYEAMLGFRAFVEAGIAKGRARL